One Pseudoalteromonas sp. UG3-2 DNA window includes the following coding sequences:
- a CDS encoding cupin domain-containing protein: MFNMDFAERLVIETAQQPWLASPAAGVWRKPLERENKESGHTSSIVKYEPGSAFSSHPHPLGEEIFVLEGVFSDEHGDYPAGTYLRNPPGSSHAPFSQSGCVIFVKLNQFHPDDNQVVRVNTKQTPWQAGQGGLQVMPLHSFEGQHTALVKWPAGEQFVAHKHYGGEEILVLSGEFIDQLGRYPEATWIRSPHLSEHCPYVEQETVILVKVGHLPECK; this comes from the coding sequence ATGTTTAATATGGACTTTGCTGAGCGCTTAGTGATTGAAACGGCGCAGCAACCATGGCTTGCCAGTCCGGCGGCCGGTGTGTGGCGCAAGCCGCTGGAGCGTGAAAATAAAGAATCGGGGCATACTAGCAGTATTGTGAAATACGAACCTGGCTCAGCTTTTAGTTCGCATCCCCATCCGCTCGGTGAAGAGATCTTCGTTTTAGAAGGTGTATTCTCTGATGAGCATGGAGATTATCCCGCCGGTACCTACCTGCGTAATCCCCCTGGCAGTAGTCATGCACCTTTTAGTCAATCGGGCTGCGTTATTTTCGTTAAACTGAATCAATTTCACCCTGATGATAACCAAGTGGTGCGGGTTAATACCAAGCAAACGCCATGGCAAGCTGGGCAGGGTGGTCTCCAAGTGATGCCTTTGCACAGTTTTGAAGGTCAACATACCGCTCTAGTTAAATGGCCTGCAGGCGAACAGTTCGTTGCTCATAAGCATTATGGCGGTGAAGAAATTTTGGTGCTCAGTGGCGAATTTATTGACCAGTTGGGTCGCTACCCAGAAGCCACCTGGATCCGTAGCCCGCACCTGAGCGAACATTGCCCCTATGTCGAGCAAGAAACCGTGATTTTGGTGAAAGTGGGGCATTTACCTGAGTGTAAATAA
- a CDS encoding BCCT family transporter produces the protein MHLTTTPSNPLGVDKPLFVITAGFIALFCLFAVVDLDTLSALVDSSFAWSARYFGLYWQLLLLATFLISIVIVFMPGAGRKLGDTEQPEFTAFQWGAMIMCTLLAGGGVFWAAGEPMAHFLTLPPLFDHIAASSKAAVPYALAQAYLHWGFLAWAILGSLTTIMFMHYHYEKGLPLAPRTLLYPVFKQHAISGPIATLTDAVCIIAVVAGTVGPIGFLGLQVSYGLEALFGIPDSTTTQVIVIAVLTALFVLSAVSGVTKGIQILSRLNMYLALGLLAFIIVAGTSAFIFTSFFAGLVTHLEHFFALALHRGDAGLFNEAGWLGWWTVFFWGWFLGYGPMMAIFIARISRGRSIRAIIIMLSVVAPLITMFWFTIVGGTGLGLELETPNTIAKAFEGFNLPAALIAITQALPLGGLVSFLFLLLTMTFVATTGDSMTYVLSVSTSKSEHPSVQVRVFWGVAMGLMAAILIVIGSGGIDKLQAFIVVTAVPVSIILLPSLWDAPRIVMTRSTQKAHTS, from the coding sequence ATCCATTTAACCACAACACCCTCGAACCCACTTGGGGTAGATAAACCGTTATTTGTCATCACCGCAGGGTTTATCGCTCTGTTTTGTCTGTTTGCCGTGGTCGACCTCGATACCTTATCGGCTCTAGTTGATAGCAGCTTTGCTTGGTCGGCGCGCTACTTTGGCCTGTACTGGCAATTACTGTTACTGGCTACTTTCTTGATCAGTATTGTGATTGTATTTATGCCTGGAGCGGGCAGAAAACTGGGCGATACCGAGCAACCCGAGTTCACCGCCTTTCAATGGGGGGCCATGATCATGTGTACCCTCCTTGCAGGTGGAGGCGTATTTTGGGCGGCCGGAGAGCCCATGGCTCACTTTTTAACCTTGCCACCGCTATTTGATCATATAGCAGCAAGTAGCAAAGCAGCGGTGCCATACGCTTTAGCTCAGGCTTATTTACATTGGGGCTTTTTGGCTTGGGCCATACTGGGCAGTCTTACCACCATCATGTTTATGCATTACCATTATGAAAAAGGCTTGCCGCTGGCTCCGAGAACACTGCTGTATCCGGTATTTAAACAACACGCAATAAGCGGCCCCATTGCGACTTTAACCGACGCGGTGTGCATTATCGCGGTTGTCGCAGGCACCGTAGGGCCCATCGGCTTTTTAGGATTGCAAGTCAGCTATGGCCTCGAGGCGCTGTTTGGCATTCCTGATAGCACCACCACCCAAGTGATAGTCATTGCCGTACTCACTGCCCTATTTGTCCTTTCGGCTGTATCTGGCGTGACCAAAGGCATCCAAATTTTAAGTCGCTTAAACATGTACTTAGCTCTGGGCTTACTGGCTTTTATTATTGTGGCAGGCACCAGTGCGTTTATTTTCACCAGCTTTTTTGCCGGTCTTGTCACTCACCTTGAGCATTTCTTTGCCTTGGCACTGCACCGTGGCGATGCCGGGTTATTTAATGAAGCCGGCTGGTTAGGTTGGTGGACAGTGTTCTTCTGGGGCTGGTTTTTAGGCTATGGCCCTATGATGGCCATTTTTATTGCCCGTATTTCTCGCGGCCGCTCTATTCGCGCGATTATTATAATGCTGTCGGTGGTTGCGCCATTAATCACCATGTTTTGGTTTACCATTGTTGGCGGCACTGGCCTGGGCTTAGAACTAGAAACGCCCAACACCATTGCCAAGGCCTTTGAGGGCTTTAATCTACCCGCTGCGCTAATTGCCATCACCCAAGCGCTCCCCTTAGGTGGGCTAGTATCCTTTTTATTTTTGCTACTGACCATGACGTTTGTTGCCACCACCGGCGACTCCATGACCTATGTGTTGTCTGTATCAACCTCAAAATCCGAGCACCCGTCAGTGCAAGTTCGGGTATTTTGGGGCGTGGCCATGGGCTTAATGGCAGCCATCTTGATTGTGATAGGTTCTGGCGGTATCGATAAGCTACAAGCCTTTATTGTGGTCACTGCGGTGCCCGTTTCCATTATTTTGTTGCCGTCGCTTTGGGATGCGCCAAGAATAGTGATGACTCGCTCAACTCAAAAAGCCCACACTAGCTAA
- a CDS encoding VC0807 family protein — protein MVSATNQKQSGFFSQMIFNIIIPVVILTRFSGEEDLGPTLGVIIALAFPLGFGLWERKNTGKFNFISGLGIVSVLLTGGISLLQLDAKYIAIKEALVPGLIGIAIIVSQYTKYPLLKTLLFNDTVMDIAKIEQALADKGNTQKLRKVQIVASNILAGSFFLSSVLNYVLAKMIVVSPAGTEAYNNELGRMTALSYPVIMVPTMIIFFIAMYYLITSLKKLTGLELEELFHEQ, from the coding sequence GTGGTGTCAGCGACCAATCAAAAGCAGTCTGGCTTTTTTAGCCAAATGATTTTTAACATTATTATTCCTGTGGTTATTCTAACCCGCTTTTCTGGTGAAGAAGATCTCGGCCCAACTCTTGGAGTCATTATCGCACTGGCTTTTCCGTTAGGGTTTGGTTTGTGGGAGCGCAAGAATACCGGAAAATTTAACTTTATTTCAGGCTTAGGCATTGTTTCAGTGCTACTCACTGGCGGAATAAGCCTATTGCAGCTCGATGCTAAATACATAGCCATCAAAGAGGCCTTAGTACCAGGCCTCATTGGCATCGCCATTATTGTCAGTCAGTACACTAAATACCCACTGCTAAAAACATTACTGTTTAACGACACCGTTATGGACATTGCTAAAATAGAGCAGGCATTGGCAGATAAAGGCAATACGCAAAAGCTGCGCAAAGTGCAAATTGTCGCCTCGAACATTCTGGCTGGTTCGTTTTTCCTATCTTCCGTTTTAAACTATGTACTGGCGAAAATGATTGTCGTCAGCCCAGCAGGCACTGAGGCTTATAACAATGAACTTGGCCGCATGACCGCCCTAAGCTACCCGGTTATTATGGTGCCAACCATGATCATCTTTTTTATCGCCATGTACTACCTGATCACGTCGCTCAAGAAGCTAACTGGGCTGGAGTTAGAAGAGCTGTTTCACGAACAATAA
- a CDS encoding metal-dependent hydrolase yields the protein MDSITQVALGSAVGYAALGSRLGRKALLVGAAFGTLPDLDVLIDFGGAVENFVFHRSFSHSLLMQLLLSPLFAWLLLRFQWAKPVPFKCWTVALFAIMSTHALLDAFTVYGTQLLWPLTDYPFGISSIFIIDPAYSVPLLCSVIALAFIKSPTTGQRLNTAVLTLTCGYLAWSVAAKWYIDDKIKAAMNAHNMTYLAYESTPSAFNTLLWRAVATTPAGHYEIYASIFDNPEEVSIVFYPTENTLLDKLSNERRVRLLQQFTKGLYGIYLENNQLIFSDLRMGVEGFYVFSFVIAKQSQQTLKFADFKQLERRPPLSRASKLFERITDPSIKLNFQNDIQPD from the coding sequence TTGGACTCAATTACACAGGTAGCATTAGGCAGTGCCGTGGGGTATGCCGCCCTTGGCAGCAGGCTGGGTCGAAAAGCGCTATTGGTGGGTGCTGCATTTGGCACCTTACCCGACCTAGATGTCTTAATTGATTTTGGTGGTGCGGTGGAAAACTTTGTCTTTCACCGCAGCTTTAGCCATTCATTACTCATGCAACTGTTGTTGAGCCCCCTATTTGCCTGGTTATTGCTGCGTTTTCAGTGGGCAAAGCCGGTACCTTTTAAGTGCTGGACTGTCGCCTTATTTGCCATCATGAGCACCCATGCTCTGCTCGATGCCTTTACTGTTTACGGTACCCAATTGCTCTGGCCTTTAACCGATTACCCCTTTGGGATATCCAGTATCTTTATTATTGATCCCGCCTACTCAGTGCCTCTGTTGTGCTCTGTGATTGCCTTGGCTTTTATAAAAAGCCCCACTACGGGACAACGCCTCAATACTGCCGTGCTAACGTTAACCTGTGGCTATCTTGCCTGGAGTGTGGCCGCAAAATGGTACATCGATGACAAAATCAAAGCCGCCATGAATGCTCATAACATGACTTACTTGGCTTATGAAAGCACGCCTTCGGCTTTCAACACCTTATTGTGGCGCGCTGTTGCAACCACGCCTGCGGGGCATTATGAGATTTACGCTTCGATATTTGATAACCCAGAAGAGGTCAGCATTGTCTTTTACCCCACTGAAAATACCTTACTGGATAAACTCAGCAACGAACGCAGGGTGCGCTTACTGCAGCAATTCACCAAAGGCCTATATGGCATTTATTTAGAAAATAATCAGCTAATTTTCAGTGACTTGAGAATGGGAGTTGAAGGGTTTTACGTGTTTTCTTTTGTTATTGCTAAACAGTCGCAACAAACCCTGAAATTTGCAGATTTTAAACAGCTGGAACGGCGCCCACCGCTATCACGCGCCAGCAAGTTGTTTGAGCGCATTACCGATCCTAGCATTAAATTAAACTTTCAAAACGA
- a CDS encoding S9 family peptidase has translation MKSSIKRTLAAAALLPALVQANSTFTASDIFDLEHASDPQISPSGEQVVYVRNSNDVMKDSTRRNLWLLDTQSGTQTPLFSDQHQYYQPRWSPDGSKIAFLSSASGSSQIYVHYLKQNRTALVSQLQAPISNLTWSPDGKWLAFSQKVAEQPAVIAKMPAKPKGAQWSEAAIVIDKAYYQADGRGLVKPGYQQIFILPSEGGTPRQLTSGEFHHGGKLAWQPDSKAIVFSANRIADWEYKGLEGDLFKVSLSGELTQLTSAPGKEHAPSFSKDGKKLAFLSASGELNPYRNHKLNIMDWSSKSYQMIAKDFDRSIQSPAWIASNKLAIAYDDHGKRKLATITTSGKITDLTDSVSGTYLGRPYISGEFSANYAGQIAFTKGSSERPADVAVVRKDGKVKQLTTLNEDLFGHKSLGQVHEINYTSSFDGEPIQGWYITPPNFDPNKKYPLLLEIHGGPHLAYGPHFSAELQRYAAEGYVVFYDNHRGSSSYGERFAMLLKYKYSSKEDFADHNSGVDAMLAKGFIDNNNLFIAGGSAGGIATAYAIGLTDRFNAAAVVKPVINWLSKVLTADSGLMQIPTQFPGMPWEHVEHYWQRSPMSLVGNVTTPTMLMTGEEDLRTPMAETEQYYQALKLRKVDSVLVKIPGAPHGIAGKPSRMISKIEHTLAWFEKYKQ, from the coding sequence ATGAAAAGCTCAATAAAGCGCACCCTTGCGGCGGCTGCACTTTTACCAGCCTTGGTGCAGGCCAACAGCACGTTTACGGCCAGTGATATTTTCGACTTGGAGCACGCCAGCGATCCGCAAATCTCCCCCAGTGGCGAGCAGGTGGTGTATGTGCGCAACAGTAATGATGTAATGAAAGACAGTACGCGACGTAACTTGTGGCTGCTAGATACGCAGTCGGGCACGCAAACCCCGTTGTTTTCTGATCAGCACCAGTATTATCAACCGCGCTGGTCGCCAGATGGCAGTAAAATCGCCTTTTTAAGTTCAGCCTCTGGTAGCAGCCAAATTTACGTGCATTACCTAAAACAAAATCGCACGGCGCTGGTGAGTCAATTGCAGGCACCTATTAGTAACCTGACTTGGTCGCCGGATGGCAAATGGTTAGCGTTTAGTCAAAAAGTAGCAGAGCAACCGGCGGTGATTGCCAAGATGCCAGCTAAGCCTAAAGGGGCCCAGTGGTCAGAAGCGGCAATTGTAATTGATAAAGCCTACTACCAAGCCGATGGCCGAGGATTAGTAAAGCCAGGCTACCAGCAGATTTTTATTCTGCCAAGTGAAGGGGGGACGCCGAGACAGTTAACCAGCGGCGAATTTCACCATGGCGGTAAGCTGGCTTGGCAGCCTGATTCAAAGGCCATTGTGTTTTCAGCTAATCGCATAGCCGACTGGGAATACAAAGGCCTAGAAGGGGATTTATTTAAGGTGTCGTTGTCTGGGGAGTTAACCCAGTTAACCTCGGCGCCAGGTAAAGAGCACGCCCCTAGCTTTTCTAAAGATGGCAAAAAGCTGGCTTTCTTAAGCGCTTCAGGTGAGTTGAACCCTTATCGCAATCACAAACTCAATATTATGGATTGGTCATCAAAGTCTTACCAAATGATTGCTAAAGATTTTGATCGTTCCATTCAAAGCCCAGCTTGGATTGCTAGTAATAAGCTCGCTATTGCTTATGACGACCACGGCAAACGCAAGCTTGCGACCATTACCACCAGTGGCAAGATCACCGACTTAACCGATTCGGTGTCGGGGACGTATCTTGGTCGCCCTTACATTAGCGGCGAATTCAGTGCCAACTATGCTGGCCAAATAGCCTTTACCAAGGGCTCGAGCGAGCGTCCGGCGGATGTGGCTGTGGTGAGAAAAGACGGCAAGGTAAAACAGCTAACAACCCTCAACGAGGATTTGTTTGGCCATAAATCCTTAGGTCAGGTGCATGAGATAAACTATACCTCGTCGTTTGATGGTGAGCCCATTCAAGGCTGGTATATTACCCCACCAAACTTTGATCCCAACAAAAAGTACCCACTGTTACTGGAAATTCACGGCGGTCCACATCTAGCTTACGGCCCACACTTCTCTGCAGAATTACAGCGCTATGCGGCTGAAGGCTATGTAGTATTTTACGACAACCACCGTGGTAGTAGCTCCTACGGTGAGCGTTTTGCCATGTTATTAAAGTATAAGTACAGCTCCAAAGAAGACTTTGCCGATCATAACTCCGGAGTGGATGCCATGCTAGCCAAAGGCTTTATTGATAACAACAACCTCTTTATTGCTGGGGGCTCTGCCGGCGGCATTGCTACCGCCTACGCCATTGGTTTAACCGACCGCTTTAATGCCGCCGCGGTGGTAAAACCGGTGATCAACTGGCTCAGTAAAGTGCTTACCGCGGACAGTGGCTTAATGCAAATTCCCACCCAGTTCCCTGGCATGCCTTGGGAGCATGTTGAGCACTACTGGCAGCGCTCACCCATGTCGTTGGTAGGCAATGTTACTACGCCCACCATGCTAATGACCGGCGAAGAAGACTTACGTACGCCAATGGCCGAAACCGAGCAATATTATCAAGCACTGAAATTACGAAAAGTGGATTCGGTGTTGGTTAAAATTCCTGGCGCACCCCACGGTATTGCAGGCAAGCCATCAAGAATGATCAGTAAAATTGAGCATACTTTGGCGTGGTTTGAAAAATATAAGCAATGA
- a CDS encoding methyl-accepting chemotaxis protein: MLKQLFVCYDESLDKGLKDAFAEDFRAADSVVLKVLFAYFVIVSFLTSWQHGYFTLGIVGGGLVFGACFMAYKIMPGAALTRVIMAVGLTAMMAISIQQANGLGEGHFLFFVNFTILIRYRDIVPLLVLVATTVAHHIIFTYCQSIGLTVLGTDINVFSWGYDTSWGLFAPLIYHVVIAVLGAAVATYYIWDGNIKFVTSNSVIGLVQRGAKGDFSGRINIKDQDGLSDTVNVFFDRIERVFTNTSDTANQLTEQAGDVTRVAQHGVNAAQEQQAEINKITTVMEEMAQAMTAVADNAERTSSALLSAVETSDSGRALASKFESTINTLSQRVDNASKVLLELEQSSQQINSIVATIRGISEQTNLLALNAAIEAARAGEQGRGFAVVADEVRVLSQRTHDSTEEISRMITSLQSTSNSAVETMRQCHELTEESVIDASNASSGFADIAQLVKEINVMAGEIKVAAEEQKVKTAEISNNTFVIQDASEQLLGDNNKNKESAARLNDMALRLNEQINQFSAKE, encoded by the coding sequence ATGTTGAAGCAACTTTTTGTGTGCTACGACGAGAGCTTAGATAAAGGCCTTAAGGATGCCTTTGCTGAGGACTTTAGAGCGGCCGACAGCGTTGTGCTTAAGGTTTTGTTTGCCTACTTTGTAATTGTTTCTTTTTTAACCTCATGGCAACACGGCTATTTTACCTTAGGCATTGTGGGTGGAGGCTTAGTTTTTGGCGCCTGCTTTATGGCCTATAAGATCATGCCTGGCGCGGCACTTACTCGGGTCATTATGGCGGTGGGATTAACGGCGATGATGGCCATCAGTATCCAACAGGCCAATGGCTTAGGTGAAGGGCACTTTCTCTTTTTTGTCAATTTTACTATTTTGATCCGTTATCGCGACATTGTGCCTTTGCTGGTGCTGGTTGCCACTACGGTTGCTCATCATATTATATTTACTTACTGCCAAAGCATTGGCTTAACTGTGCTTGGCACCGACATCAATGTTTTTTCGTGGGGCTATGACACAAGTTGGGGCTTATTTGCGCCGTTGATTTATCATGTTGTTATTGCGGTGCTAGGCGCAGCTGTTGCCACCTATTATATTTGGGACGGTAACATTAAGTTCGTTACTTCAAACAGCGTTATTGGCTTGGTTCAGCGCGGTGCTAAAGGGGATTTTAGCGGTCGCATCAACATTAAAGATCAAGACGGTCTTAGCGATACAGTCAATGTGTTTTTTGACCGCATTGAGCGGGTATTCACAAACACCAGTGATACTGCCAATCAACTGACAGAGCAAGCCGGTGACGTTACTCGGGTGGCGCAACATGGGGTGAATGCTGCGCAAGAGCAACAAGCTGAAATTAATAAAATCACCACCGTAATGGAAGAGATGGCGCAGGCCATGACCGCAGTGGCTGATAATGCAGAAAGAACCTCAAGTGCGTTATTGTCGGCGGTGGAAACCAGTGACTCAGGTAGGGCCCTTGCGAGCAAATTTGAATCGACCATTAATACCTTGTCGCAGCGTGTGGATAACGCCAGCAAAGTGCTGCTAGAGCTTGAGCAGAGCAGTCAGCAAATCAATAGCATTGTGGCCACTATTCGCGGCATTTCGGAACAAACTAACTTACTTGCGCTAAATGCCGCCATTGAAGCCGCCCGTGCCGGTGAACAAGGTCGTGGTTTTGCCGTTGTTGCCGATGAAGTCAGAGTGTTATCGCAGCGCACCCACGACTCCACAGAAGAAATATCGCGGATGATCACCTCGTTGCAATCTACCTCTAATTCTGCCGTTGAAACCATGCGTCAATGCCATGAATTAACAGAAGAAAGTGTGATTGATGCCAGTAATGCCTCAAGTGGCTTTGCTGATATTGCGCAGTTAGTAAAAGAGATTAACGTTATGGCGGGTGAAATTAAAGTGGCGGCCGAAGAGCAAAAAGTGAAAACCGCAGAGATCAGTAATAACACCTTCGTGATCCAAGATGCCTCAGAGCAGCTGCTAGGCGATAATAATAAAAACAAGGAAAGCGCAGCTCGCTTAAATGACATGGCACTGCGCTTAAACGAGCAGATTAATCAGTTCAGTGCAAAAGAGTAG
- a CDS encoding SCO family protein gives MIESTLKLPAKYLVSSSLLVLLFAIIFAIPFVPLDSNKPVDVAFLEQNGSDKAVVFFGFSHCTDVCPTSLAVISHLMDNTENQARWPQVTFIDIDSNSSMAAASRYAKQFHPSFKGIHANADLLAKLKGDFGLNIRQQGEQIIHRGRTYVLNRINQQWYLVKSYNPDTFDAATLERDLY, from the coding sequence TTGATTGAGAGTACATTGAAGCTACCTGCTAAATACCTTGTGTCCAGTTCACTGCTAGTGCTGTTGTTTGCCATTATTTTTGCAATCCCTTTTGTGCCATTAGACTCTAATAAACCGGTTGATGTTGCGTTTTTAGAGCAAAACGGCAGTGATAAGGCTGTGGTCTTTTTTGGCTTTAGTCATTGCACCGATGTTTGCCCCACAAGCTTAGCCGTTATTAGCCATCTTATGGATAATACTGAAAATCAAGCTCGGTGGCCCCAAGTGACGTTTATTGATATTGATAGCAACAGTAGCATGGCTGCAGCCTCTCGCTATGCCAAGCAGTTTCACCCGAGTTTCAAAGGGATACATGCAAATGCTGATTTGTTAGCTAAACTCAAAGGTGATTTTGGTCTAAATATTCGCCAGCAAGGCGAGCAAATTATTCATCGCGGCCGCACCTACGTACTTAACCGTATAAACCAGCAGTGGTATTTAGTTAAATCTTATAATCCAGATACGTTTGACGCCGCGACACTTGAACGTGACCTTTATTAA